Part of the Nicotiana sylvestris chromosome 2, ASM39365v2, whole genome shotgun sequence genome, CAATAGTTTACCAAGGTGAAGATTAGTAGCTGGTCCGAGAGGACTACAGCAACACTAGAAGTGGCACCTTGATGTAGTAGAAGTTTTTAATTCGAGCTTATTATTTCCAACTGCAATGTGAATACTTCTAGTTGCTTCAAAGGGGCTACTGCAATTGACATGCGGCTGATGCTCTAAGAGCCTGAGAGCGTTGTGTAGAGCGTATCAACCACCATTGACTACATTTCTCTGATGAACTGTGATAAGCTCTGTGAGTTCACCTGCGAAACAATGATCACAAATGGTCCTTCTGAAGAGAAAAACAATGATCAGAAATGGCATCCTAGGACATATCTATTCTCATTCCATTGGGTATTGCAGATATCGACCTGAGTGAACTGAGAAAGGTGTACAGTTAAAGTCTTGTCCTGCTTCATCTATGTAGAAATCCTTGGTCTGGAGAAAAGCAGTTCTGTAAAGAAACATGAGGCTCCATTTAGTTGTAGACCTGTTTTTCTTAAGTTTATTAGTTTCAGCATATTCTTTTACGAGGATAAGAGAACTAACTTTTTGTATGCATTTATCCCTATGCATTCTGTACTTCTCACCAACTCCATTGAGCTATCGATGGAATTTGAAGTCATAGGTCTGTTACTTTATTTTTTAGTAATCATATCATATAGCTTATTTCTTTACAAGCTCTGAATCACACACAGAACATACATCATATGGAGTGATGAAATAATCATGGGAAAACTGACAAAAAAGGAGTAGAACCTTTTCTTTTATGTCCTAACACAACTAGTGACAAACTGAAATCTTATCTTCCTGAGGGACGAAAGAGCATTTTCCATGTTAACTCTTGCATCAGGTGACACTAAAGTGCAACTCAAAGCTAATTCCATAATAGACAACAAACATTGAATCTTGGCTTCAATATGTCCTTCCTCTGGCCTCAACAAATTGGCATCCACAACTTGACCAACTCCACTAGGAAAAGAGTCATTAATCCAACATCTTAGGCTCAAATCTCCAGTAAACATATCATCACTTGGCCTCATCCTAATAAATGTTTCCATCATCATGATGCCGAAACTATAGACATCACAATTTTTGGATACTATTCCATCCTGTCCATACTCTGCAATCAAGGGGGAAATTTTGTTAGTTCATGAGCTAAAGTACTCCTTATTACCATGGAATATAATTTTGAAATGGAAAATCTACAGCATACCAAGTTTGAAAGGTTCTATTACCTGGAGCAATGTATCCAATGGTTGCTATAGTCCTTGTTTGGACGAAAGTCTCCCCTGCACCTAGCAACTTTGCTATGCCAAAATCACTCACATGACCAATCATTTCTTGATCTAGCAAGACATTGCTTGGCTTCAGATCACAATGCACCACAGGTGTTGGATACCCATTGTGGAGATAATCTAACGCCGATGCCACATCTATCATAATATCCACCCTCTGCAACATGTCTAAGAACAAATTATGAGAGTATAGCCACTTATCAAGTGTTCCATTGGGCATGTACTCCAATACTAAGGCTTTGAAGTCTGGGTTGGAACAACTAGTGATCACTCTTGTGAGATTTCTATGGCGAAGGTTGCGTAGTATCTCACATTCTGTGTCAAAGCTCTTAAATGCTCCCTCCAAATGCACATTGAATACCTTTGCTGCCAAAAGAGTCCCATCCTTAAGTATCCCTTTGTAAACCATGCTGAAACTCCCTTTACCAAGCAAATTGCTCTCACTGAATCCTCCAGTTGCTTGTTGAAGTTCATGATATGATATTCTGTCATGTCCTTTCACAAAAGACTCATCTGTTTGACCtgaattcttctttttcttttgccatCTTAACAGCATATATCCAAGGACAAATACTAGAAACATTGATCCAATCCCTAATAGAATAAATAGTCCTATAAGCATTCTCTTTCTCCTTGATTTCTTGGTGGATTTGATGAGGCATGGTGACACATTAAAGCGAGAAGCACCACAGAGTGCATCATTGGACATGAAAGATTGACCGGTGAAATTTGCAAAAGGACCGCCAGTGGGAATTTCTCCCTTTAACTTGTTAAAAGAGAAGTTGAAGTAGTTAAGGTGTGAGAGTGCTTCAAGTGACTTTGGAATTTCACTAGTAAGATTGTTGTAAGAGAAATCCAAGAATTCCAAGCCTACCATTTTACCAAATGAACTTGGAATAGGCCCTTCTAATTTATTATGTGCCATTGAGAGACTAATCAACTTTTCAAGACCCCCTATAGTACTAGGAATATTACCAGAAAGATCATTTTTTGACAGATCAATTAGTGTCACAACTTTTAGATTACCAATCTCAGGAGGTATACGCCCGCTTAATAGATTTGATGATGCACTCAGTTCTAAGAGATCTTGAAGACTCCACAGGCTTTCAGGTAAGGTGGAATTCAATCTGTTGAAACCTAAATGCAGATATCTTAAAGTCGACACTTTTCCTAAACAAGCTGGAACTGAACCAGAAATTTGATTAGAAGTCAAGTCTAAAGCTCCAAGATTCTGTAATCTGCAGATATCATCAGGTATTGTTCCTCTTAGACTGTTATTTTCTAAGTAAAATTCTTGAAGATTTTGCATTGTTCTCAACTTCTCAGGAATGGAACCAATGAGGTTATTATGAGACAGAGCTAGCACACGTAAGCCGCTTAGATTTCCAACTTCTTCTGGGATGGTGCCCTTCAGTTTGCTTCTACGTGCAATAATTATCCGAAGAGTATCGGAAAAATTTCCAATAGAAGCTGGAAGAAAACCATTCAAAGGATTCTCTTCAATGACCACTTCTCTTAAATATCTACAATTAGTCAGGGATGTAAGGAAGCTTAACTCAGAAGAAGATGGCTCATTAATGAAGTTGTTACCACCCAAGTATAGGCCTTCAAGAAACTCTAAGGTACCAAATGAATCAGGAATTGGACCTGTACATTTGTTGTTTGCTAGGTCTATAATAATTAGCCTTGAAGCATTTGAGATTGTAGGAGCAAGTCTTCCGCTGAGATCATTCGATCCAAGGTAAACTTCTTCAAGATTTAGTGTTCTAAGGCCTAAATCTGAAGGTAAACTACCTGATATCTGATTTCCATATATGGTAAGTATCTTCAATGCTGAAATGTTGAAAATATTTGCAGGAATAGAACCACTTAAGTTGTTAGCTTTTAACCCAAGCATTTGAAGGTTTTGTAGATTACCTATCTCAACTGGTATTTCTCCTGGCAATTAGAGTAAAATGCATAAAGATTAGCTCAAACTGACATTGCTTAGCTATTCAGAAatcttaaaataaaaaaaacaaaagctgaAAGATAATTCATaccttctaaaaggttttctcCAAGATGCAACACTGTGAGCATAGTTAAGTTCCCAAGTTCTCTAGGTATAGTTCCAGTGAACTGATTGCCAGACAATGTCAAATTTTTAAGCTTTGAGCATTTCTCTAAATTTGGTGGGATTAGGCCATCTAGGATGTTGCTTGAGAGAAAGAGCACTTCAAGATTTGGGAGATTGTTACAAATATCTACAGGAAGTTTACCAGTAAGACGATTGCGAATTAAGGCGAGTTGTCTCAGGGAAGTCATGTTGAAGATTGATGGTGGTATAAAGCCAGTAAGCCGGTTACCTGTCGGAGACATAATTAAACTTTTAGATGAGGCGATCACACACTTCAACATGGCCAATCAAAAAGATCAACTAGGTCTGCATGTTGAATATATAATCAGGGGCGGAGCCAGCCCTTCAGTTATGGTTTggccgaacccagtagctttggtCCAAACCTTatatttgtcttaagaaattAATTGAAAAAgaacaaattattaatttagaacctgGTAACTTAAAAGAACTAGAATCCTGAGCCCATAAGTTTCAAATTCTGACTCTGCCTCTGTATATAatgaagtaaatgaaaatatgCATGCACTCTCTAACAGtttaagcttttagatgagatgaTAATATACTTAAACATTACCTTGTAGGTCTAACATTGTCAAGTAACGAAGGTCGCCAATTTCAGGAGGGATCTTTCCTTGAAGAGAATTCCTCTGCACTCTTAACTGTTGAAGATTTGTTAGATTGGAAAAGGAAGATGGGATTTCCCCTGAAAATTTGTTGCTCGAAAGGTAGAGGAATCGAAGGTTAGGTAACAAACTTAAGACTGATGGAATAGGGCCACTAAAATTATTTTCTGTAACATCAATAAGTTTCAACCTTAGCAAAAGAGACAACTCTTGTGGCAGATCGCCACGAAAACTGTTGTTACTGATGTCAAGGGAAACAAGAAATGAGAGATTTCCGAGGTGTGGAGGAATGGTACCGCGAAGTTGCATGCTAGAAATGTCTAAAGCAGTGACTCTATGGTGACGCGAGCTGCAAGTAATGCCAATCCAGCTGCAAACTGGGGAGGAGACAGACCAGTTGCTTTGTAACAAGTTATTAGGATCAGAAGAAGAAATGTGAGATTTGAAGGCAAGAAGAGCAGCTTCATCATTAGGATTAATAGCCAAAGAAGCAGTAAAGAGATGAAGCAACACAAACATAAGAATGCTGTTGGTTTTTTCCATAATTGGTTGACTGATAAAGTTGTCTTTTCAATGAACCAAACAAGAGTAGTAGCTGAGAGCAATGCAACAGTTTCTTTaatatcctttttttttttttttttttttttgtgaattatAATACACTAGTGAAATATTAGTTAGTAAGAATCGCCAGCTTCAGCCTTCACTTAATCGGTTTCATCTTTGCCGTTTGTTTTGAATTGAATATATACTGCGCTGCCTAATTATATTATATGGAGAAAATAGAAACGTTAAGCAATGAGATTTCATCttattttttgttttagtttttgcATGTGAAAGCTAGCTTCCTGGTTCGTTCCAAGTTCAAACTCTTTCTGGGTTATATATGTCACGGCAGAGCCTTTTGCTGGTCTTCTTTCAAAAGTTGTGCTACTTGTTACTTGTATGTTTTtatgattttattattattattattattattataaaatagtCAATCCttggggaaaaagaaaaataattgtgTCCACATTAAGAAGTTACTATTTTGGGAAAAAGATATCGTATCCACAAAAGTATTATTATAACTTGAATAGTTGAACAACTCCACTAATGACGTAATTAAACGGGACCTACTTATACTCTTATGAATATAGTAATAACTTGcttgtaataaacatttcacTAATGACGTAAGAAAAGTCAACATAAACGATACCAACCATTCTCTTAATAAATAAACCATATGAAGTGCAATAATTAATTGAATCGAAGCAAATACACTTTTTaaaatcaaggatgttgtaacgaAGTACTAGTTGAAGCAAATAATATGAAATTAAAAATCTGTTGTAAGAAAATGACCTTCATCCATAAGTGAGGAAAGTCAGTTATTTCCTTTAGTTTTTTTTCCGTTTGATGAAAAAAACTTTTTGTAGCCAAACAACACAAAATGATTTACTTATGAAAAAAAAGAACCTAAAACTAAATTCCGTCATACGaaacatacaaagaaacataaaagtGTAATTGCATCAAGaaataaatttaatttttaaaaaagtttcCGGTTAATCGTAAAAGAAATAATATTaactttttgaaagattttaaaCTTTTTCAATGTGTATAGCATTTCGGAAATAGCCTCTTTACCCCATCGggatagaggtaaggtctgcgtacacactacccttcctaAATCCCATTAGTGGAATTATACTAGatcgttgttattgttgttgtaatatGTATAGCGTTCTTAGCATGAGACACCGAAGGAAATTCGCCTGACGTAATTAGGAGACTTTAGTCAAAGAGatggaaaagaacaagataaccACGTGGTTTTATTTTTTCGTTATAAGCACATGGTTTTGAATACAGGATTACTTTATTCTAAAAGAAATCACTAtactatatataaattatttatattagCAACTCAATTGTGCACCTAAAGATTAAAAAAACATTAACCAAATGAAAGAGTAATTTAAAGTTGATGATTAAGTTGGTCAGTCTATCATGACCTAAATAAACCTTGAGATTATTGTTATATACCTGAATTTCctatcctcgggagtcgtgatgacgcttactaatgtgagctaggcaagccaatcctgtAAACTAACTACTTCGTTATCCATTTATTTCCTTATAACACACATAAACTGACAACGTATAAAC contains:
- the LOC138886547 gene encoding receptor kinase-like protein Xa21, coding for MAHNKLEGPIPSSFGKMVGLEFLDFSYNNLTSEIPKSLEALSHLNYFNFSFNKLKGEIPTGGPFANFTGQSFMSNDALCGASRFNVSPCLIKSTKKSRRKRMLIGLFILLGIGSMFLVFVLGYMLLRWQKKKKNSGQTDESFVKGHDRISYHELQQATGGFSESNLLGKGSFSMVYKGILKDGTLLAAKVFNVHLEGAFKSFDTECEILRNLRHRNLTRVITSCSNPDFKALVLEYMPNGTLDKWLYSHNLFLDMLQRVDIMIDVASALDYLHNGYPTPVVHCDLKPSNVLLDQEMIGHVSDFGIAKLLGAGETFVQTRTIATIGYIAPEYGQDGIVSKNCDVYSFGIMMMETFIRMRPSDDMFTGDLSLRCWINDSFPSGVGQVVDANLLRPEEGHIEAKIQCLLSIMELALSCTLVSPDARVNMENALSSLRKIRFQFVTSCVRT
- the LOC104222925 gene encoding LRR receptor-like serine/threonine-protein kinase FLS2; this translates as MEKTNSILMFVLLHLFTASLAINPNDEAALLAFKSHISSSDPNNLLQSNWSVSSPVCSWIGITCSSRHHRVTALDISSMQLRGTIPPHLGNLSFLVSLDISNNSFRGDLPQELSLLLRLKLIDVTENNFSGPIPSVLSLLPNLRFLYLSSNKFSGEIPSSFSNLTNLQQLRVQRNSLQGKIPPEIGDLRYLTMLDLQGNRLTGFIPPSIFNMTSLRQLALIRNRLTGKLPVDICNNLPNLEVLFLSSNILDGLIPPNLEKCSKLKNLTLSGNQFTGTIPRELGNLTMLTVLHLGENLLEGEIPVEIGNLQNLQMLGLKANNLSGSIPANIFNISALKILTIYGNQISGSLPSDLGLRTLNLEEVYLGSNDLSGRLAPTISNASRLIIIDLANNKCTGPIPDSFGTLEFLEGLYLGGNNFINEPSSSELSFLTSLTNCRYLREVVIEENPLNGFLPASIGNFSDTLRIIIARRSKLKGTIPEEVGNLSGLRVLALSHNNLIGSIPEKLRTMQNLQEFYLENNSLRGTIPDDICRLQNLGALDLTSNQISGSVPACLGKVSTLRYLHLGFNRLNSTLPESLWSLQDLLELSASSNLLSGRIPPEIVL